The sequence below is a genomic window from Chloroflexota bacterium.
TTCGCATCAGGACGCGGTGTGGTTGTTCAGTGGCCGGCGCGCCGCGTCCACGAACTCCTGCCAGCCGCTGGCTTCCCACTCACGCCGGCGCTCATTGATGCCCTCGATGAGGGACTCGCGCGTGAATTCGTCGGCAACCAGGCGCGTAGTCTCGATGTAGCGCACCAAGCGGTCGAGCTCGCGGCCGATGGATGAGCGGGCCAGCTCGACAATTGCCTCGATGTCCGCGCTCGCTCCATCCTTGCGCCGCAGCTTGCCCGCACGTTTGCGAAACGTCTCGATCCAGGGAAGTGGCACTTCGCCCTCGTTCACGATGAGCTCGGCGAAACGATGTCGCTCTTCGATTTGGCTTGCTGCCCGCCGCACCATCCACAGCGACCAGAGAATGACGCCCGTGCACACGAGGGCGATAAGGAAGCCCAGCGGGATTACCAACTGCAGCAAAGACACCGACTCGGCCTGCCGCCTGCCTAACTCACGCCGCCGAGGCCGCGCAGCAGCTGGGCAGGTGGACTCAAGCGGTTACGCCGCGAAGGTCTAGCTCCTCGGCAAAGTGGCAGGCAGATTCGTGTCCCTCGCCAACCACGCGCAACTCAGGGGTTTCCTCGCGGCATCGGTCTTGAGCGTAGCGGCAGCGCGGGTGGAAATAGCATCCGCTCGGTGGGTCCGCGGGGTCGGCCACCTCGCCCTCCAGCGTAATCTCTTCGAGCTTCCGCTTCGGGTCGGGCAGCGGCACCGCCGACATGAGGGCCTCGGTGTAGGGGTGCTTGGGGTTGCTGAAGAGTTCTTCGGTCGAGGCGTGCTCAACGACCTTGCCGACGTACATCACCGCCACTTCGTCGGAGATGTGCTCGACGACGCTCAGGTCGTGAGCGATGAACAGGTAGGCGATGCCGAACTCTTCCTGCAGCTCTTCCAGCAGGTTGATGATCTGCGCCTGGACCGAGACGTCGAGTGCCGAGACGGCTTCGTCACAGATGATGACCTTCGGGTTCAAGGCCAAGGCGCGAGCAATTCCGATGCGCTGGCGCTGCCCGCCGCTGAACGCGTGTGGATAACGCTTGAGGTAGCGGATGTCCAGACCGACCACCTCGAGCAGCTCGCTCACGCGAGTCTCGAGCTCGCGGCCGCGCGCCACATTGTGAATCCGGAGCGGCTCACCCACGATGTCCAGCACGGTTTTTCGGGGATCGAGGCTGGAATAAGGATCCTGGAAGACCATCTGCAGGTTGCGACGGTACTCGCGCAACTCGCGGGAGCCGAGCTCCGTCAGCTCCGTATCCTGGTTGTCGACTTGCATGCGAACGCTGCCGTCGGTGGGCTCGATGGCGCGCACCACGCAACGGCCGAGCGTGGTCTTGCCGCATCCCGATTCGCCCACGAGACCGAGCGTCTTCCCCTCGGCTATCGAAAGGCTGACGTCGTCAACGGCGCGGACGTATCCAACGACTCGCCGCAACAG
It includes:
- a CDS encoding ATP-binding cassette domain-containing protein, which encodes MSTETSNGQAANTILEIEGLKKYFPIERGLLRRVVGYVRAVDDVSLSIAEGKTLGLVGESGCGKTTLGRCVVRAIEPTDGSVRMQVDNQDTELTELGSRELREYRRNLQMVFQDPYSSLDPRKTVLDIVGEPLRIHNVARGRELETRVSELLEVVGLDIRYLKRYPHAFSGGQRQRIGIARALALNPKVIICDEAVSALDVSVQAQIINLLEELQEEFGIAYLFIAHDLSVVEHISDEVAVMYVGKVVEHASTEELFSNPKHPYTEALMSAVPLPDPKRKLEEITLEGEVADPADPPSGCYFHPRCRYAQDRCREETPELRVVGEGHESACHFAEELDLRGVTA